In Drosophila yakuba strain Tai18E2 chromosome 2R, Prin_Dyak_Tai18E2_2.1, whole genome shotgun sequence, a single genomic region encodes these proteins:
- the LOC6531580 gene encoding netrin receptor unc-5 isoform X2, whose translation MAVINRAGNVITLLLVKLQLILLFSLSVSGELPQLDYGSLSASLEEDAIDPLTAMAPFANSLVTEDSAPHKNNAELLVNSSEDESARPPPGSSSAGLGASGSASGSGILLEEFNSGKLSGGEASNTLPIFLIEPESVFVVKNRPAVLKCKASHSLQVIFKCSGSSQPPPSTHETHVDPHTGVNMEEVTATIHRDLVDEFFGDGPFKCECHAWSSRGVVKSQAATVHIAYIRKSFNQSPTSLRLELGSRAELRCDPPGGFPEPKLTWHKNNALITADSEPGITVSAGTLLFRQVALQHMANYSCSAENIAGRRVSDSAVLIVYVNGGWSTWSPWRECKCAGKPSQGRKRSRTCNNPMPLNGGAQCPGPQIQKSADCAACPEDTQIVSPDGFDISSSKRNFDWTLYLGLAFITAVCFAFGTALICCARRGIRTNPHYNMARSVMDADYMPGVVEKKEMRMHIEASNMGYDYVNPGHRYLPGEHIMGMGMGMGIGCGGVTEHHYDVPNLSTNYTNPIDHLSVDYLSETGESSTADTSNSTFDMNGKLSILNASKSSTYELLGSAGGQLRLYGGELLLFVPEHAIGKHLKKHVSLLLLSDECSRVSCATESSILCSSVVHSAPRNYSFVKPVILKIPHCLVAPEQWHVHIYHADSEHDELSVNWRRAVSVGEETINTPMFVQLEATHVFIMTEQLGHFTVVAEPRIQQPSIKMKLLAFSQHTPPSNANCSLRIYVVKDFPNSRDICANVEAKLGGSFLGESQVFAFTLNSRNLNIRVRSADVEAAAPYEHAIPYQHILSNNSILHCEFSLRRQDQNTLCVDFGQGSEDDYYTFNIPAHSMSGSAEELASTTNTTISIDRQGNYVNESCVMDFVQLPHATKRLICGALDPPRADERDWRLLAKKLNTDRYIAYFATKASPTEQILNLWECRANSSPGSSSNSVSHTIMALLLTLKEMGRQDVLDIIVETIGPLWI comes from the exons AGTTTCCGGTGAGTTGCCGCAGCTGGACTACGGCAGCTTGTCCGCCTCCCTGGAGGAGGATGCGATTGACCCGCTCACGGCGATGGCTCCCTTCGCCAACTCCCTGGTCACCGAGGACTCGGCGCCGCACAAGAACAACGCGGAGCTGCTCGTCAACAGCAGTGAGGATGAGAGTGCGCGACCGCCGCCAGGATCCTCGTCCGCGGGACTGGGTGCATCGGGATCGGCAAGTGGATCGGGCATATTGCTAGAGGAGTTCAACAGCGGCAAACTGAGTGGCGGCGAGGCCAGTAATACGCTGCCCATATTCCTCATCGAGCCGGAGAGCGTGTTCGTGGTCAAGAACCGGCCGGCGGTGCTCAAGTGCAAGGCCTCCCACTCGCTGCAGGTGATCTTCAAGTGCAGCGGCAGTTCGCAACCACCGCCGTCCACGCACGAGACCCACGTGGATCCGCACACTGGGGTCAACATGGAGGAGGTCACCGCCACCATCCACCGCGACCTGGTCGACGAGTTCTTCGGCGACGGACCCTTCAAGTGCGAGTGCCACGCATGGTCGTCGCGTGGCGTGGTCAAGAGTCAGGCGGCCACCGTGCACATTGCTT ATATTCGCAAGTCCTTCAACCAGTCGCCCACCTCGCTGCGCCTGGAGCTGGGCAGTCGGGCGGAACTGCGCTGCGACCCACCTGGCGGCTTCCCCGAACCGAAGCTCACCTGGCACAAGAACAACGCGCTCATCACGGCGGACAGCGAGCCGGGGATCACCGTTTCGGCCGGCACACTCCTCTTCCGCCAGGTGGCCCTGCAGCACATGGCCAACTACAGCTGCAGTGCGGAGAACATCGCCGGCAGACGCGTCTCCGATTCCGCCGTGCTCATCGTTTATG TCAACGGAGGCTGGAGCACCTGGAGTCCATGGCGCGAGTGCAAGTGTGCGGGCAAGCCCAGCCAGGGCAGGAAGCGTTCGCGCACCTGCAACAATCCGATGCCGTTGAATGGTGGCGCCCAGTGTCCGGGCCCCCAAATCCAGAAGTCCGCCGACTGCGCCGCATGTCCAG AGGACACTCAAATCGTGAGCCCTGATGGATTTGACATTTCGTCGAGTAAGCGCA ATTTCGATTGGACGCTCTATCTGGGATTGGCCTTCATAACGGCGGTGTGCTTCGCCTTTGGGACCGCACTGATCTGCTGCGCTCGCCGTGGCATCCGCACCAATCCCCATTACAACATGGCCCGTTCAG TAATGGACGCGGATTATATGCCCGGCGTTGTGGAGAAGAAGGAGATGCGCATGCACATCGAGGCCAGCAACATGGGATACGATTACGTCAATCCCGGACATCGTTATTTGCCCGGCGAGCACAtcatgggcatgggcatgggcatgggcatcgGCTGTGGAGGCGTCACCGAGCACCACTACGACGTGCCCAATCTGTCCACCAA CTACACCAATCCCATAGATCATCTGAGCGTGGACTATCTGTCCGAGACTGGGGAATCCTCCACAGCGGATACCT CCAACTCAACCTTCGACATGAACGGCAAGCTGTCCATACTCAACGCCTCGAAGAGCAGCACATACGAGCTGCTGGGAAGCGCAGGAGGACAGCTCCGCCTCTATGGCGGCGAGCTGCTGCTCTTTGTCCCGGAGCACGCCATCGGAAAGCACCTCAAGAAGCACGTatccttgctgctgctgagcgACGAGTGCAGTCGCGTGTCCTGCGCCACCGAGAGCTCCATTCTGTGCAGCAGTGTGGTGCACAGTGCGCCGCGCAACTACAGCTTCGTGAAGCCGGTGATCCTGAAGATTCCCCACTGCCTGGTGGCTCCGGAGCAGTGGCATGTGCACATCTACCACGCGGACAGCGAACACGACGAGCTGAGTGTCAACTGGCGGCGGGCAGTATCCGTTGGAGAGGAAACCATTAACACACCCATGTTCGTGCAGCTGGAGGCGACGCATGTGTTCATTATGACGGAGCAACTGGGTCACTTCACCGTGGTGGCGGAGCCAAGAATTCAACAGCCATCGATCAAGATGAAGCTGCTGGCCTTCAGTCAACATACGCCACCCAGCAACGCGAACTGCAGTTTGCGGATATACGTGGTCAAGGACTTCCCCAATAGCCGCGATATCTGCGCCAATGTGGAGGCCAAGCTGGGTGGCAGTTTTCTTGGCGAGAGCCAGGTCTTTGCCTTCACGCTGAATAGCCGAAACCTGAACATCCGGGTGAGAAGCGCGGATGTGGAGGCAGCAGCTCCCTACGAACATGCCATACCCTACCAGCACATCCTCAGCAACAACTCCATACTGCACTGCGAGTTCAGCCTGCGGAGGCAGGATCAGAACACCCTGTGCGTGGACTTTGGCCAGGGCAGCGAGGACGACTACTACACCTTCAACATTCCAGCGCACTCAATGAGCGGATCGGCCGAGGAACTGGCCTCCACCACGAACACCACCATCTCAATAGATCGCCAGGGCAACTATGTGAACGAGAGCTGTGTGATGGACTTTGTGCAGCTGCCACATGCCACAAAGCGTTTGATCTGCGGTGCCTTGGATCCTCCACGGGCCGACGAGCGGGATTGGCGATTACTGGCGAAGAAGCTGAATACCGATCGGTATATTGCCTACTTTGCCACCAAGGCCTCGCCCACCGAACAGATCCTGAATCTGTGGGAGTGCCGAGCGAATAGCAGTCCTGGTAGTAGTTCCAACTCAGTTTCACATACGATAATGGCGCTCCTGCTGACGCTCAAGGAGATGGGTCGTCAGGATGTGCTGGACATCATAGTTGAAACCATAGGTCCTTTGTGGATTTAA
- the LOC6531580 gene encoding netrin receptor unc-5 isoform X1, giving the protein MAVINRAGNVITLLLVKLQLILLFSLSVSGELPQLDYGSLSASLEEDAIDPLTAMAPFANSLVTEDSAPHKNNAELLVNSSEDESARPPPGSSSAGLGASGSASGSGILLEEFNSGKLSGGEASNTLPIFLIEPESVFVVKNRPAVLKCKASHSLQVIFKCSGSSQPPPSTHETHVDPHTGVNMEEVTATIHRDLVDEFFGDGPFKCECHAWSSRGVVKSQAATVHIAYIRKSFNQSPTSLRLELGSRAELRCDPPGGFPEPKLTWHKNNALITADSEPGITVSAGTLLFRQVALQHMANYSCSAENIAGRRVSDSAVLIVYVNGGWSTWSPWRECKCAGKPSQGRKRSRTCNNPMPLNGGAQCPGPQIQKSADCAACPEDTQIVSPDGFDISSSKRMARWSAWSDWSICSAECIQVRRRKCLTQGQTQISSEAEEAGDLLLGAPGVGMAALIAAAGAGAGAGAGAGVGSPSEVTGSSADIIPGYGKSLCAGKDIQTAECRGEQCQIGKDDFDWTLYLGLAFITAVCFAFGTALICCARRGIRTNPHYNMARSVMDADYMPGVVEKKEMRMHIEASNMGYDYVNPGHRYLPGEHIMGMGMGMGIGCGGVTEHHYDVPNLSTNYTNPIDHLSVDYLSETGESSTADTSNSTFDMNGKLSILNASKSSTYELLGSAGGQLRLYGGELLLFVPEHAIGKHLKKHVSLLLLSDECSRVSCATESSILCSSVVHSAPRNYSFVKPVILKIPHCLVAPEQWHVHIYHADSEHDELSVNWRRAVSVGEETINTPMFVQLEATHVFIMTEQLGHFTVVAEPRIQQPSIKMKLLAFSQHTPPSNANCSLRIYVVKDFPNSRDICANVEAKLGGSFLGESQVFAFTLNSRNLNIRVRSADVEAAAPYEHAIPYQHILSNNSILHCEFSLRRQDQNTLCVDFGQGSEDDYYTFNIPAHSMSGSAEELASTTNTTISIDRQGNYVNESCVMDFVQLPHATKRLICGALDPPRADERDWRLLAKKLNTDRYIAYFATKASPTEQILNLWECRANSSPGSSSNSVSHTIMALLLTLKEMGRQDVLDIIVETIGPLWI; this is encoded by the exons AGTTTCCGGTGAGTTGCCGCAGCTGGACTACGGCAGCTTGTCCGCCTCCCTGGAGGAGGATGCGATTGACCCGCTCACGGCGATGGCTCCCTTCGCCAACTCCCTGGTCACCGAGGACTCGGCGCCGCACAAGAACAACGCGGAGCTGCTCGTCAACAGCAGTGAGGATGAGAGTGCGCGACCGCCGCCAGGATCCTCGTCCGCGGGACTGGGTGCATCGGGATCGGCAAGTGGATCGGGCATATTGCTAGAGGAGTTCAACAGCGGCAAACTGAGTGGCGGCGAGGCCAGTAATACGCTGCCCATATTCCTCATCGAGCCGGAGAGCGTGTTCGTGGTCAAGAACCGGCCGGCGGTGCTCAAGTGCAAGGCCTCCCACTCGCTGCAGGTGATCTTCAAGTGCAGCGGCAGTTCGCAACCACCGCCGTCCACGCACGAGACCCACGTGGATCCGCACACTGGGGTCAACATGGAGGAGGTCACCGCCACCATCCACCGCGACCTGGTCGACGAGTTCTTCGGCGACGGACCCTTCAAGTGCGAGTGCCACGCATGGTCGTCGCGTGGCGTGGTCAAGAGTCAGGCGGCCACCGTGCACATTGCTT ATATTCGCAAGTCCTTCAACCAGTCGCCCACCTCGCTGCGCCTGGAGCTGGGCAGTCGGGCGGAACTGCGCTGCGACCCACCTGGCGGCTTCCCCGAACCGAAGCTCACCTGGCACAAGAACAACGCGCTCATCACGGCGGACAGCGAGCCGGGGATCACCGTTTCGGCCGGCACACTCCTCTTCCGCCAGGTGGCCCTGCAGCACATGGCCAACTACAGCTGCAGTGCGGAGAACATCGCCGGCAGACGCGTCTCCGATTCCGCCGTGCTCATCGTTTATG TCAACGGAGGCTGGAGCACCTGGAGTCCATGGCGCGAGTGCAAGTGTGCGGGCAAGCCCAGCCAGGGCAGGAAGCGTTCGCGCACCTGCAACAATCCGATGCCGTTGAATGGTGGCGCCCAGTGTCCGGGCCCCCAAATCCAGAAGTCCGCCGACTGCGCCGCATGTCCAG AGGACACTCAAATCGTGAGCCCTGATGGATTTGACATTTCGTCGAGTAAGCGCA TGGCCCGCTGGTCGGCGTGGAGTGACTGGAGCATCTGCTCCGCGGAGTGCATTCAAGTGCGTCGCCGGAAGTGCCTGACTCAGGGCCAGACTCAGATTTCCTCCGAGGCGGAGGAAGCCGGTGATCTGCTCCTGGGCGCTCCCGGTGTGGGCATGGCCGCCCTCATCGCCGCAGCAGGAgcgggagctggagcaggagcaggagccggAGTAGGAAGCCCCAGCGAAGTGACTGGCTCCAGTGCCGACATTATCCCGGGATATGGCAAATCATTGTGCGCCGGAAAAGACATACAAACGGCCGAATGCCGCGGCGAACAGTGCCAGATTGGCAAGGATG ATTTCGATTGGACGCTCTATCTGGGATTGGCCTTCATAACGGCGGTGTGCTTCGCCTTTGGGACCGCACTGATCTGCTGCGCTCGCCGTGGCATCCGCACCAATCCCCATTACAACATGGCCCGTTCAG TAATGGACGCGGATTATATGCCCGGCGTTGTGGAGAAGAAGGAGATGCGCATGCACATCGAGGCCAGCAACATGGGATACGATTACGTCAATCCCGGACATCGTTATTTGCCCGGCGAGCACAtcatgggcatgggcatgggcatgggcatcgGCTGTGGAGGCGTCACCGAGCACCACTACGACGTGCCCAATCTGTCCACCAA CTACACCAATCCCATAGATCATCTGAGCGTGGACTATCTGTCCGAGACTGGGGAATCCTCCACAGCGGATACCT CCAACTCAACCTTCGACATGAACGGCAAGCTGTCCATACTCAACGCCTCGAAGAGCAGCACATACGAGCTGCTGGGAAGCGCAGGAGGACAGCTCCGCCTCTATGGCGGCGAGCTGCTGCTCTTTGTCCCGGAGCACGCCATCGGAAAGCACCTCAAGAAGCACGTatccttgctgctgctgagcgACGAGTGCAGTCGCGTGTCCTGCGCCACCGAGAGCTCCATTCTGTGCAGCAGTGTGGTGCACAGTGCGCCGCGCAACTACAGCTTCGTGAAGCCGGTGATCCTGAAGATTCCCCACTGCCTGGTGGCTCCGGAGCAGTGGCATGTGCACATCTACCACGCGGACAGCGAACACGACGAGCTGAGTGTCAACTGGCGGCGGGCAGTATCCGTTGGAGAGGAAACCATTAACACACCCATGTTCGTGCAGCTGGAGGCGACGCATGTGTTCATTATGACGGAGCAACTGGGTCACTTCACCGTGGTGGCGGAGCCAAGAATTCAACAGCCATCGATCAAGATGAAGCTGCTGGCCTTCAGTCAACATACGCCACCCAGCAACGCGAACTGCAGTTTGCGGATATACGTGGTCAAGGACTTCCCCAATAGCCGCGATATCTGCGCCAATGTGGAGGCCAAGCTGGGTGGCAGTTTTCTTGGCGAGAGCCAGGTCTTTGCCTTCACGCTGAATAGCCGAAACCTGAACATCCGGGTGAGAAGCGCGGATGTGGAGGCAGCAGCTCCCTACGAACATGCCATACCCTACCAGCACATCCTCAGCAACAACTCCATACTGCACTGCGAGTTCAGCCTGCGGAGGCAGGATCAGAACACCCTGTGCGTGGACTTTGGCCAGGGCAGCGAGGACGACTACTACACCTTCAACATTCCAGCGCACTCAATGAGCGGATCGGCCGAGGAACTGGCCTCCACCACGAACACCACCATCTCAATAGATCGCCAGGGCAACTATGTGAACGAGAGCTGTGTGATGGACTTTGTGCAGCTGCCACATGCCACAAAGCGTTTGATCTGCGGTGCCTTGGATCCTCCACGGGCCGACGAGCGGGATTGGCGATTACTGGCGAAGAAGCTGAATACCGATCGGTATATTGCCTACTTTGCCACCAAGGCCTCGCCCACCGAACAGATCCTGAATCTGTGGGAGTGCCGAGCGAATAGCAGTCCTGGTAGTAGTTCCAACTCAGTTTCACATACGATAATGGCGCTCCTGCTGACGCTCAAGGAGATGGGTCGTCAGGATGTGCTGGACATCATAGTTGAAACCATAGGTCCTTTGTGGATTTAA